In Plectropomus leopardus isolate mb unplaced genomic scaffold, YSFRI_Pleo_2.0 unplaced_scaffold28187, whole genome shotgun sequence, the following proteins share a genomic window:
- the LOC121938006 gene encoding ATP-sensitive inward rectifier potassium channel 12-like gives MGTSRSNRYSIVSDILPEDARQKISSLGLHNGHNSRDSRLHSPCDAETEDSRRRSGASAAAPGTRGHGGMNNYNGKILTRGSNQVRSRFVKKNGQCNVLFTNMDEKRQRYLADIFTTCVDIRWRYLLLIFCASFMISWLFFGIIFYTVSLAHGDFEEQPAVKGDGLAVAGLHGPNSGHTYGGQTQRMPCILHVQGFVGALLFSMETQTTIGYGWRCVTEECPIAVLTVVIQSIVGCIIDSFMIGTIMAKMARPKKRNQTLMFSKNAVIALRDGKLCLMWRVGNLRKSHIVEAHVRAQLIRSYVTAEGEFIPLEQMDLNVGYDEGTDRLFLVSPLVIIHEIDKDSPLYTLSRADLEADDFEIVVILEGMVEATAMTTQFRSSYLAREVFWGHRFEPVIYEDRDCYKVDYARFHKTYEVPSTPHLSAKELDEATSRASSAASPVSAYRTTQDLIPRSLSAFCYENEVALSCGEEEEDIFDSQIVKKERAEERRTSVSVDFQNMFQETATVTSGSHSVMCVLDMDNNQMEFDILQTAIPLDPVTYKSEQEI, from the coding sequence GTACAGCATTGTGTCAGACATTTTACCAGAAGATGCTCGCCAGAAGATCTCTAGCTTAGGACTCCATAACGGCCACAATTCCCGCGACTCCCGGCTGCACTCACCCTGCGACGCGGAGACAGAAGACAGTAGGAGGAGGTCGGGAGCCTCTGCTGCCGCACCCGGCACAAGGGGACACGGAGGGATGAACAACTACAACGGGAAGATTCTGACAAGGGGCTCCAACCAAGTGCGGAGCCGGTTTGTAAAGAAAAATGGGCAATGTAACGTTCTGTTCACCAACATGGATGAAAAGAGGCAGCGCTACCTAGCTGACATCTTCACCACATGCGTGGACATTCGCTGGAGATACCTGCTGCTTATATTCTGCGCCAGCTTCATGATCTCGTGGCTTTTCTTTGgtattattttttacactgtCTCCCTGGCACATGGGGACTTTGAGGAGCAGCCGGCGGTGAAGGGTGATGGGTTGGCGGTGGCGGGGCTGCATGGACCAAACTCTGGACACACATATGGAGGGCAGACACAAAGGATGCCCTGCATACTTCACGTCCAAGGTTTTGTCGGGGCGCTCCTGTTCTCCATGGAGACTCAGACTACCATTGGTTATGGCTGGCGATGCGTCACAGAGGAGTGTCCTATCGCTGTATTAACAGTCGTCATCCAGTCTATCGTCGGCTGCATCATTGACTCTTTCATGATCGGCACCATTATGGCCAAAATGGCACGGCCAAAGAAGAGAAACCAGACTCTCATGTTCTCCAAAAATGCTGTCATCGCCCTGCGTGATGGCAAGCTGTGCCTCATGTGGAGGGTGGGAAACCTGCGGAAGAGCCACATCGTGGAGGCTCATGTCCGCGCCCAGCTCATCCGCTCATATGTCACAGCTGAGGGCGAGTTCATCCCGTTGGAGCAGATGGACCTGAATGTGGGCTATGACGAGGGCACAGACAGACTGTTTCTTGTATCCCCGCTGGTTATAATCCACGAGATAGATAAAGATAGCCCCTTGTATACTTTAAGCCGAGCCGATCTGGAGGCTGATGACTTTGAGATTGTTGTAATcttggaggggatggtggaggCCACGGCCATGACCACCCAGTTCCGTAGCTCCTACCTTGCCAGAGAGGTCTTCTGGGGTCACAGGTTTGAACCTGTGATCTACGAGGACCGGGACTGCTACAAGGTGGACTACGCTCGCTTCCACAAGACCTACGAGGTGCCGTCAACGCCCCACCTCAGCGCCAAAGAGCTCGATGAGGCAACAAGCCGGGCCTCTTCGGCTGCTTCTCCCGTCTCTGCGTATAGAACCACACAAGACTTGATCCCCAGGTCGCTGAGCGCCTTTTGTTACGAGAACGAGGTGGCGTTGAGCTgtggggaggaagaggaggacatCTTCGACTCCCAGATTGTGAAAAAGGAGagggcagaggagaggaggacttCGGTTTCTGtagactttcaaaatatgttCCAGGAGACTGCGACTGTGACGT